Below is a window of Candidatus Sysuiplasma jiujiangense DNA.
CCTCCGAATTGCCGACAAGTTAGAACTTTCTTCAGGAATGATTGACAGATCGGAAGAATACTTTGGGAAAGGGAAACTGAAGATCTATGTTCTGTCAAAGGAATACGTCTTCCTTTTGAAATATGCATTTTCGTTATTTATAATGGAAGAACCGGGCGTCTTCCCTGTCCTTCCGTCCATGATTCACAAAATAAGGGAACCGATGACAGTGAATGCGGCAAAGCCGAAAAGTGCAGGTGCGGCAAATTTCTTCGAAGTGCCACCGAATGCATGATTTTTTGAAAGGATTTCATCAACTATTTTTATTTCTCTGACCTTCCAGAAGGACTTATCATGTGTCAGAAAAGCGTCCGATCCAGCCGCCTTCACCGTGGCGAGAATTGCGCAGTCTCCTGAACCCAAACTCATGCGGTCATAAACAGACAGGAAATTGATTGAAGTGCATAATTGCTGATGTGAAATTTCATTTCCCATGGGACAAAACGACGTGTAAGGCTTTCGATTATGTTTCAATCAACTATCCTTGAAGCCGCTTCCTGACCAATCTGCAGGAACAATCTATTGCAAAGTCGGAGTGGATTCGTGCCTGGCTGTCCTGTTCCGGATTAGCCGTACATTTCCAATGCCGTCCATCCGATTTTCCGCTTTTCAATTTTTGTAAAGCTCCTGTTCCACATCCTGAAGTCTCATCAAGACCACATCGTCGGAAGTCTCAGGCGGGATTCTCCTGAATCCTCCTCTGGAGAAAACCGCATATGTGTATTTGTTCCCGGGATACAGCTTTCTCAGCGTTTCTGATTTCCTCTTTAGATCTTCAACCACGCTCATCGTTACCGGACTGTTTGTCCACTTGCATTCTGCGAAAAGCAATTCCCTTCTTGTTTCGGAATACGCGACAATATCAATCTCTTCGATGTCCCTCCCTTTCTTTCCACTCCCATTCCTGCCCCACCACCTGGAAACTGTGCCGAATGATCTGCCCAGTATTCCTTCCGCTATGAGTTCCTTCATTAATTTCTCAAACTGCCCGCCTGCAAAGGAGGGGAAATCAGCCTTTATGCTGTGAAGTACCTCCTCGGTGCGAGAACTCTCAATTTCACTCCTGTGTGGCAATACGTACCGGAACCAGAATTTCAGATACTGGTCAGATATCCGGTATAACCTTCTCTTGAATTTTTCAGAAGCTCCGAACGGTTTTTCCGGAATGATGAGGCCCAAGGACATTAGCACATCCAGATATTTTGACACCATGCTCTTGTCCAGACCGGAATAGGCACATATCTCCCCCAATGAGTGATTCCCGCAGGAGATTGATCTGAGAATCAGCATATAGTTCCTTGGCTCCCTGAATTCAGTCCGAAGGAGGAATTCTGCCTCCTCATAGAGGGAGGCACCCTTTGAAAGCATGTTCCTCGACACGTTTTTCCAGAATTCCAAATTCGAATCAAGTTTCAGGAGATATTCCGGTACCCCGCCGAACACGAAATATGTCCTGCACATATCTTCAAAACCGTAATTCACGAATTCGCGCAGGTGTCTGAACTTCAGGGGGCCCAGCTGCAACTGGCCTGTTCTTCTTCCGTAAAGAGGACTTCTGACGGATAGAACTTCATTCTCCATCATGCTGATTGAAGAGCCTGAAAGAACCAGCATTACGTTCATCTGTCCGAGCAGAGAGTCGTATATTTTCTGGAAAATCGATGGTATGGCCCTGTTGGCCTCAATGAGATACGGGAACTCATCTATGGCTATTATGATCTTAGATCTCTTTGCCCTCGCCTGAAATGAACTGCTTGAAACCAGAACGGAAAAGAAGGAGTGCCAGTCATCAAAGTTAGCCATAAGAATGCTGTCATCATCAAGAAACTTTGAGATGACCGCCTTGAAGCCCCTGATGTTTTCCCTGTCTCCCTCAGATGTTGCAAGAAAATATACTCCCCTGTCACCTACGAAATTGCTGATCAATTCGGTCTTTCCCACCCTTCTTCTTCCGTAGAGAACGAATAGCGATGAGCCACCCGCTGAGTAGACATCTTCCATGATTTTCATTTCCTCAACCCTGTTTACAAACTTGTGTTGAGACATAAGTATTATACTTTACTCACAACTAATATTTATGTGTATCCGGTATGAATTCACCGAATTCAATATCAGCGGAGCATCCCTTCAAAACTTCAATCAAATCCCGTCCCATCCAGCGGTCACTGATATTCCTCTGGCGATCAGGTCGAACAGCGCATTCTTGATTCTTCGCCAATCCACAAACGTATCCGTTGCCGCTCACTGGCTGGTGAGCCCGTTCATGGTGGCTATGAGGACGGTCGCGACGGATTCGACATCC
It encodes the following:
- a CDS encoding ATP-binding protein — encoded protein: MSQHKFVNRVEEMKIMEDVYSAGGSSLFVLYGRRRVGKTELISNFVGDRGVYFLATSEGDRENIRGFKAVISKFLDDDSILMANFDDWHSFFSVLVSSSSFQARAKRSKIIIAIDEFPYLIEANRAIPSIFQKIYDSLLGQMNVMLVLSGSSISMMENEVLSVRSPLYGRRTGQLQLGPLKFRHLREFVNYGFEDMCRTYFVFGGVPEYLLKLDSNLEFWKNVSRNMLSKGASLYEEAEFLLRTEFREPRNYMLILRSISCGNHSLGEICAYSGLDKSMVSKYLDVLMSLGLIIPEKPFGASEKFKRRLYRISDQYLKFWFRYVLPHRSEIESSRTEEVLHSIKADFPSFAGGQFEKLMKELIAEGILGRSFGTVSRWWGRNGSGKKGRDIEEIDIVAYSETRRELLFAECKWTNSPVTMSVVEDLKRKSETLRKLYPGNKYTYAVFSRGGFRRIPPETSDDVVLMRLQDVEQELYKN